A DNA window from Candidatus Rokuibacteriota bacterium contains the following coding sequences:
- a CDS encoding crotonase/enoyl-CoA hydratase family protein, giving the protein MTARVIVSTQDGVAEVRLNRPDKMNALDLGMFEALVETGRALAGEASLRAVVLSGEGRAFSAGLDFASFMALAEGSDGAGRLLRREPGGTANHAQQAASVWMDLPVPVIAAVHGVAFGGGLQIALGADIRFVTPEAQLSVMEVKWGLIPDMTGSQTLRRLVRLDVAKELTFTGRIVSGREAVALGLATHVSDDPRGAALALAREIATRSPDAVRAAKRLLDRAGLVTVEEGLRLEESLQLSLIRSPNQIEAVRANIEKRPPRFVDPA; this is encoded by the coding sequence ATGACAGCCCGGGTGATCGTCTCGACGCAGGACGGGGTGGCCGAGGTTCGGCTCAACCGACCGGACAAGATGAACGCGCTGGACCTCGGCATGTTCGAGGCGCTCGTGGAGACGGGGCGGGCGCTCGCGGGGGAGGCCTCGCTCCGCGCGGTGGTGCTCTCGGGCGAGGGGCGCGCCTTCTCGGCGGGCCTCGATTTCGCGAGCTTCATGGCGCTGGCCGAGGGCAGCGATGGGGCCGGCCGGCTCCTCCGGCGCGAGCCGGGAGGCACGGCGAACCACGCCCAGCAGGCCGCGTCGGTGTGGATGGACCTGCCCGTTCCGGTGATCGCCGCCGTGCACGGCGTGGCCTTCGGCGGGGGACTGCAGATCGCGCTCGGCGCCGACATCCGCTTCGTCACGCCCGAGGCGCAGCTCTCGGTGATGGAGGTCAAGTGGGGGCTCATTCCCGACATGACCGGGAGCCAGACGCTGAGACGCCTCGTGCGCCTGGACGTCGCGAAGGAGCTCACCTTCACCGGACGCATCGTGTCGGGCAGAGAGGCGGTGGCGCTGGGGCTGGCCACCCATGTGAGCGACGATCCACGCGGGGCGGCGCTCGCGCTGGCGCGGGAGATCGCGACCCGCTCGCCAGATGCCGTGCGCGCCGCCAAGCGCCTCCTCGACCGCGCAGGGCTCGTGACGGTCGAGGAGGGGCTCAGGCTCGAGGAGTCCCTCCAGCTCTCGCTGATCCGTTCGCCGAACCAGATCGAGGCCGTCCGCGCCAACATCGAGAAGCGGCCGCCGCGCTTCGTCGATCCCGCCTGA
- a CDS encoding Gfo/Idh/MocA family oxidoreductase: MAKRRHTVGVIGLGFGRAHIPAFQSQGCEVVAVCQRDEAKAREVAQRYGVPRTFDRWEAMLEQARPDIVVIAAPPALHRVIAVEALSAGAHVLCEKPLALNAAEARAMSEAATRAGRVAMTCFNWRFPAAMQRLHAMVDEGFLGRLFHVSGRYLVPRWADESVQPTWRMDRAQAGHGVMGDLGVHLVDLIRWNFGEPVRVSASAGIAYPSRTVPGGEKAADTEDFCTAMVEIASGAQATLQVSRVARAANDQTLEAYGSLGALRYSIGRGRAGRWYRGELLAASGTKGLEPVQVRAGLPRSVGDGDPIEVTGKATIGPLVKRFLAAIAKGQSASPSFEDGMRAQAVLDAVAASARGGGWVSVEDAPR, translated from the coding sequence ATGGCGAAGCGGCGGCACACGGTAGGCGTCATCGGGCTCGGCTTCGGCCGCGCTCATATCCCGGCCTTCCAGTCCCAGGGGTGCGAGGTGGTCGCCGTCTGCCAGCGCGACGAGGCCAAGGCGCGCGAGGTCGCGCAGCGCTACGGCGTCCCGCGCACCTTCGACCGCTGGGAGGCCATGCTCGAGCAGGCGCGCCCCGACATCGTGGTCATCGCCGCCCCGCCCGCCCTCCATCGCGTGATCGCCGTCGAGGCGCTCTCCGCGGGGGCGCATGTGCTGTGCGAGAAGCCGCTGGCGCTGAACGCCGCCGAGGCGCGCGCCATGAGCGAGGCGGCCACCCGCGCCGGGCGCGTGGCCATGACGTGCTTCAACTGGCGCTTTCCCGCCGCCATGCAGCGGCTGCACGCCATGGTGGACGAGGGCTTCCTCGGCCGGCTCTTCCACGTGAGCGGGCGCTACCTGGTTCCACGCTGGGCGGATGAGTCGGTCCAGCCCACATGGCGCATGGACAGGGCGCAGGCCGGGCACGGGGTCATGGGCGATCTGGGCGTCCACCTGGTGGACCTCATCCGGTGGAATTTCGGCGAGCCGGTGCGCGTGTCGGCGAGCGCCGGTATCGCCTATCCCTCGCGCACGGTGCCGGGTGGCGAGAAGGCGGCGGACACCGAGGACTTCTGCACGGCGATGGTCGAGATCGCCTCCGGAGCGCAGGCCACCTTGCAGGTGAGCCGCGTGGCGCGCGCCGCCAACGACCAGACCCTGGAGGCCTATGGCAGCCTCGGCGCGCTCCGCTACAGCATCGGGCGGGGCCGGGCGGGACGCTGGTACCGCGGCGAGCTTCTGGCCGCCTCCGGCACGAAGGGGCTCGAGCCCGTGCAGGTCAGGGCGGGGCTTCCCCGCTCGGTGGGCGACGGCGATCCGATCGAGGTCACGGGCAAGGCGACCATCGGCCCGCTCGTGAAGCGCTTCCTCGCAGCGATCGCAAAGGGGCAGAGCGCCTCCCCCTCGTTCGAGGACGGCATGCGCGCCCAGGCGGTGCTCGACGCCGTGGCGGCCTCCGCGCGCGGCGGCGGCTGGGTCAGCGTCGAGGACGCGCCACGCTGA